Proteins from a single region of Acidianus ambivalens:
- a CDS encoding DUF86 domain-containing protein has product MATAVLDKLLENLKDYTSKLDEANNVDLDNWFYLYAVLHLLQVQAQSFINLVQTLLSNMGISSQGYRDSIRKLFEKNLITVEERDFLISVVGFRIIIVHEYATVNPIFVKKIMEN; this is encoded by the coding sequence TTGGCAACGGCAGTCTTAGATAAACTTCTTGAGAATCTTAAGGATTATACTAGCAAATTGGATGAGGCTAACAACGTAGATTTAGATAACTGGTTTTACTTATATGCAGTGCTTCATCTACTTCAAGTCCAAGCTCAGTCGTTTATTAACTTAGTTCAAACTCTCTTGTCTAACATGGGAATATCGAGCCAAGGATATAGAGATTCTATAAGAAAGCTCTTTGAGAAAAACTTGATAACTGTTGAGGAAAGGGATTTTCTAATTTCCGTTGTTGGATTTAGGATTATTATTGTTCACGAATACGCTACTGTTAATCCTATTTTCGTAAAGAAGATCATGGAAAACTAG
- the treH1 gene encoding alpha,alpha-trehalase TreH1: MQLGFISNQRTSAIIQGTSIVWFPVPKFDSPSIFTKLLDEDGGEFSILLPEKIESIKQYYEHPLVLTTGVKTERGGSLKVTDLLPLGETVIIRKVESDVPFTVVFKPAFKYALYRPIILRDRFVNSKGRDCVGFLYKWDGKVRREGSFTWRFSEGKGFLVANYATDKEHGVFSERGKALQMDFEKPFEKTIKYWESFDVKSKVYEDLYRSSVYVLLGSIYSPSGASIAAPTTSLPEVVGGSRNWDYRFAWVRDSSITAEALINAGFIIEARRILNFLLSLVNFTSKPFYYPLYTVEGTIPPPEVKLRWLSGYKNSKPVRIGNAASKQIQLDVEGFFMNALYKYFEKTGDTVLIKDVFDKVEHIADWISENWLMKDSGIWEDRGEPKHYTHSKIMMWVALDRAGKLAEYIGKEDRWKESKEKIRKWVLENCVSNGYLTRLAGSEDVDSALLSAPLYGFIDVKDELFLNTLKVIEKELKVGNFVKRYKTDFMGEAKHPFLLTSIWLARVYVRLGRENEAEDLTKELDKIAGSLHLVGEHLDVEKKEFTGNFPQVFVHAEIVNLVKEIEGLHSKS; this comes from the coding sequence ATGCAATTAGGTTTTATTTCGAACCAAAGAACTTCAGCTATTATACAAGGTACTTCAATAGTATGGTTTCCAGTACCAAAATTTGATTCTCCATCTATCTTTACTAAATTACTAGATGAAGATGGAGGAGAATTCTCAATACTCCTTCCCGAGAAAATCGAGAGCATTAAACAATATTATGAACACCCACTAGTTTTGACTACTGGAGTAAAAACAGAAAGAGGAGGTTCACTAAAGGTCACCGATTTACTACCTCTCGGCGAGACAGTAATAATAAGGAAAGTGGAAAGTGATGTGCCATTTACAGTAGTTTTCAAGCCGGCTTTTAAGTACGCACTTTATAGACCAATAATATTAAGGGATAGGTTCGTGAACTCTAAGGGAAGAGATTGCGTAGGTTTCTTGTATAAATGGGACGGAAAAGTTAGGAGAGAAGGTTCTTTTACCTGGAGGTTTTCTGAAGGAAAAGGATTCTTAGTAGCTAATTACGCAACTGACAAAGAGCACGGCGTATTCAGCGAAAGAGGGAAAGCTTTACAAATGGACTTTGAGAAACCTTTTGAAAAAACTATAAAATATTGGGAAAGCTTTGACGTAAAGTCTAAGGTATACGAAGACCTCTATAGATCTTCAGTCTACGTTCTTCTTGGATCCATTTATTCTCCATCTGGGGCATCAATCGCTGCACCAACAACATCTTTGCCGGAAGTCGTAGGAGGTTCAAGGAACTGGGATTACAGATTTGCTTGGGTCAGAGATTCTTCAATCACGGCAGAAGCGTTAATAAACGCTGGATTTATAATAGAGGCTAGGAGGATACTTAACTTTCTACTCTCGTTAGTTAATTTTACTTCTAAGCCATTCTATTATCCCCTATACACCGTTGAAGGCACAATTCCCCCTCCAGAAGTTAAGCTAAGGTGGCTTTCAGGATATAAGAATTCCAAGCCCGTAAGAATAGGCAATGCGGCATCAAAACAAATACAGCTTGACGTTGAAGGCTTCTTCATGAATGCACTTTACAAGTACTTTGAAAAGACCGGCGACACTGTCCTCATTAAAGATGTTTTTGATAAAGTTGAGCACATTGCGGATTGGATTTCAGAAAATTGGCTAATGAAGGACTCAGGGATTTGGGAAGATAGAGGAGAGCCCAAGCATTACACTCACTCAAAGATAATGATGTGGGTTGCTCTAGATAGGGCTGGAAAGCTCGCAGAGTATATAGGCAAAGAAGATAGGTGGAAGGAAAGTAAAGAGAAAATCAGAAAATGGGTTTTAGAAAATTGCGTTTCCAACGGTTACCTTACAAGGCTTGCCGGCAGTGAGGATGTGGACTCAGCTTTACTCTCAGCACCTCTCTACGGATTTATAGATGTAAAAGACGAACTATTCCTTAACACTCTAAAGGTCATTGAGAAGGAACTCAAGGTCGGTAATTTCGTAAAAAGGTACAAGACTGACTTTATGGGAGAAGCTAAGCATCCCTTCTTGCTAACCAGCATTTGGCTAGCTAGAGTTTACGTAAGGTTAGGAAGAGAAAATGAGGCTGAGGACTTAACTAAAGAGCTAGATAAAATTGCTGGAAGTCTTCATTTAGTAGGAGAACACTTAGACGTGGAAAAGAAGGAATTCACAGGCAATTTCCCGCAAGTATTTGTACACGCAGAAATAGTAAACTTAGTTAAAGAGATTGAAGGACTTCATTCAAAATCTTAG
- a CDS encoding NTPase, with the protein MRIFITGRPGVGKTTLLMYVVEEVKKRGYKVVGFYCPEVREGGKRIGFKIVSISSGKEKWLAKVGEGKIKVGKYAVQSEAGEIIDEVKSALPSANLIAIDEIGPMEMSIPSLKDFINYAFSLNKPLIAVVHRSMKINGKIYVLTEENREGLRSKILNEVLQSL; encoded by the coding sequence ATGAGAATTTTCATAACCGGAAGACCTGGAGTTGGAAAGACTACACTTTTAATGTACGTTGTGGAAGAGGTGAAGAAGAGAGGTTATAAAGTAGTCGGTTTTTATTGTCCGGAAGTGAGGGAAGGAGGAAAAAGGATCGGATTTAAGATAGTAAGCATATCCTCTGGAAAAGAGAAATGGCTAGCTAAGGTTGGAGAAGGTAAAATAAAAGTTGGGAAATATGCTGTTCAAAGCGAAGCAGGAGAAATAATTGATGAAGTTAAGAGTGCTTTACCTTCAGCTAACTTAATAGCTATTGATGAAATAGGGCCAATGGAAATGTCAATCCCATCTCTTAAAGATTTTATAAACTACGCTTTTAGTTTGAATAAACCGCTCATTGCAGTAGTACATAGAAGTATGAAAATTAACGGTAAAATTTACGTTTTGACTGAAGAAAATAGGGAAGGATTAAGGTCTAAGATTTTGAATGAAGTCCTTCAATCTCTTTAA
- a CDS encoding protein-L-isoaspartate O-methyltransferase family protein, which yields MTEKEEILRKIKNPELAEAFKRIDRAKFLPENLRNYAYTHVDEALPILPGINTTALSLGIYMLDELDLHKGQKVLEIGTGIGYYTALIAEIVDKVVSIEINEEMYKYSSRLLSEYQNVKLVLGDGTLGYEEEKPFDRVIAWASAPTLLCKPYEQLREGGIMILPIGVGKVQKLYKVVKKGYTPALENLGEVLFSRIRGLFGFYDDYEDDVESRLSRLERQVKSILSRLEKKV from the coding sequence ATGACCGAAAAGGAGGAAATTCTTAGGAAGATCAAGAACCCAGAGTTAGCCGAAGCGTTCAAGAGAATTGATAGAGCAAAGTTTCTCCCAGAGAACCTGAGGAATTATGCCTATACTCATGTCGACGAAGCTTTACCTATTCTGCCCGGAATAAACACTACTGCGTTAAGTTTAGGAATTTATATGCTTGACGAATTGGACTTGCACAAAGGCCAAAAGGTTCTAGAAATAGGAACAGGAATAGGTTATTATACTGCATTAATTGCGGAAATTGTTGATAAGGTTGTTAGTATAGAAATTAACGAGGAAATGTATAAATACTCTTCTAGATTACTTTCCGAGTACCAAAACGTGAAGCTAGTGCTAGGAGACGGAACATTAGGATATGAAGAAGAGAAGCCCTTTGATAGAGTGATAGCCTGGGCCTCTGCACCTACTCTCTTGTGCAAACCTTACGAACAGCTTAGAGAAGGGGGAATAATGATTTTGCCTATAGGTGTAGGGAAGGTACAAAAACTTTACAAGGTAGTTAAGAAAGGTTACACTCCTGCACTCGAAAATCTTGGAGAAGTTCTATTTTCAAGAATTAGAGGGCTTTTTGGCTTTTATGACGATTACGAGGACGACGTTGAGAGCAGGCTCAGTAGGTTAGAAAGGCAAGTGAAGTCGATACTAAGTAGGTTGGAAAAGAAAGTTTAA